Part of the Pseudomonas lijiangensis genome is shown below.
TGCATCAGGGTCGGCTCACCGACCACGCATAGAAAGGGTCGTAACGGCGCCAGATGCAGCACGTCCAGCAAGCGCCGCACGCCGACGCAGCCAATCTCTTCGTCGTGGGACAGCGCCAGTTGCAGCGGACGGCTGAGGGTCATGTCCGCCGCATCGAGCATGGCGTCGATGGCCAGGGCAATGAAGCCCTTCATGTCGCAGGTGCCACGGCCATAAATGCGCCCGTCGCGTAGCGTCGCTTCAAACGGCGGCACGGTCCAGGCCTGACCGGCAGCAGGCACCACGTCGGTATGGCCGGACAGCAAAACACCCGGTTGTTGCCGTGGACCGGTGCTGGCAAACAGGTTGGCCTTCTTGCCGGTTTCGTCCTTGACGATCAACGACTCGATGCCCTTGCCCGCCAGCAGGTCGCGAACGTATTCGATCAGCGCCATGTTCGACTCCGACGACACCGTATCGAAAGCAATCAGGCGCTTGAGGATTTCCAGTGCACGGGGCGTCATGAGGCTTTACTCGCTTGCTCGTTGGCCATGGCGAAACGACGGATGTCGAATGGGCTGATGGACGTGGTGGTGCTACCGGTGCTGATCAGCTCGGCCATCACATCTCCAACCCCCGGACCAAGCTGGAAGCCGTGCCCGCAGAAGCCGAAGGCATAAAACAGGCCATCAACCGCGCCGCTACGCCCCATGACCGGCAGCGAATCCGGCGTATAGCCTTCGATGCCGCTCCACACCCGAATGATGTTCAGGTTGCCCACACCGGGCAGCAACCGGCGCATCTGCTGCACCTGATTGATGATGCTGCGCGGCTCGACATAGGCGCGCCGGTTGATCATGTCCGGTTTGCTGCGAAAGCCACCGCCAATGATGATGTTGCCCCGCGGGATCTGCCGGAAATAGATCACTTCGTGGGCAATCTTTGTGTAAACGCCAATCACCGTCGGCAGCGCGTAAGGCACAGGCTCGGTCACCGCCATTTGCGGCCCGTGGGTGTCCAGTGGAACCGGTTCGCCGAACTGCTCGGACAGCTTCTGACCCCAGGCGCCTGCAGTGATCAGCAGGTTGTCGGCGGTAAAGATCCGGCCATCGGTGGTGGTGACTTCAAATTCGCCACCGACCTTTTGCACGTGGGCGACCTCGGTGCGCTCCTCGATCCGCGCGCCGGCCCGAATCGCGGCACGGGCAAAGGCCGGTGCGGCCAGACGCGGGTTGGCGTGACCGTCGTGAGGCGCGTAGGAGCCGCCCTTCACATCAGGCCCAAGAAACGGGAAACGCTCATGCAGCTCTTTGCCACTGTAGACCTGCAGATCCAGCTGCCGGGCTTCGGGGGCGGCGGCATAGGCTTCCAGTTCCGGGATTTCATCTTCGCGGTAGCAGACCCGCATGTGCCCTGAAGGAATGAACTCCAGATCGTCGTCAATCAGTTCCGGCAAGCGCTTCCACAAACCCCACGAGCGGTTAGCCAGCTCCAGTTGACCGAGAAAACGGCCCTGACGACGGACGTTGCCAAAGTTAACGCCACTGGCGTACTGGCCGATCATGTCGCGCTCCAGCAAGGTTACCGACTGGCCACGCTGGCGCAGGAAGAAGGCCGAAGACGACCCCATGATCCCGCCACCAATGATCAGCACATCGACTTTCGGCTGCTTCATGACACCACCTCATCTGTGAGCATGGACAAGGGTTTGACCGGCGCCTGCCCGCGCTGCCGCCCGACCTGTTCGACCGGCACGCTCGCAGCGGCAGCAATCACTTCAGCGCCCGCCTGTGAGCAATAACGTCCCTGACAGCGCCCCATGCCGACCCGGCTGAACGCCTTGGCGCGGTTGACCTCGCAGGCGCCTTTCTGGCGCACGACGCCCCGCAGTTCGCCCGCGCTGATCATCTCGCAGCGGCAGACAATCGCATCGTCAGGCAAGGCCGCGGCCTGGGCAGCGGGCCATGGAAAGGCTTCGGTCAACCCGACACGGAAACGATCCATGACCTCAAGGTCCTTGCGCACCTGGGCCTGACGCCCCGGATCCACCGGTATATCCAGATCCTGCAACACGGCCAGGGCCGCCAGACGTCCCGCCTGCTCGGCAGCGTCGGCACCGCGAATCTTCGCTCCATCGCCAGCGGCGTAAACACCTTTGACCGAGGTCCGGCCTTCGTCATCGACAGCCAGCAGCCATTGGCCGGAATCCTTATCGAAACGCAACTGGCAACCTGCAAGGTCGGCCAGCTGCGTTTCAGGACGCAGGTGATACCCAAGGGCCAGGGCATCGCAGTCGACCGTCAGGGACGAACCATTGGCCAGACGAACCCGCACCCCACTGACGCCTTGCTGTTCATCACCCAGAATCTGTTCAGGCTGAACGCCCATGTGTACCGGCACCTTGGCGCTATAGAGCTGAGCCAGCAGTTTCATGCCGTTGAACAGCAACCCCGGACGCGCCAGCAGTTTGGGCAGTGCGCCGATTCGCTTGCTGAAGGGCGATGTATCGAGTACTGCCGCCACGTCGGCACCCGCTTTCACGTACTGGCTGGCGACCAGATACAGCAACGGGCCGCTGCCCATGAACACGACCTGGCTGCCGATGGATACCGACTGCGCCTTGAGGGCAATCTGCGCGCCGCCCAGGCTGTATGTCCCCGCCAGTTGCCAGCCCTTGATGGGCATCAACCGGTCGGTGGCACCGGTACACAGAATCAGCGCATCGAAATCCTGCACGGTATGCAGCCCTTGGCTGACACAGCACAACTGGCCTGGGGTCAGGTTCCAGGCCAAAGTGTCGGGCCGATAGTCGATCTTTGAGCGCAGGCGGTCGAAGCTTTCATGCAGCGCACGGGCCTTGGGCGCTTCGGTGCCATACAGCGCCGAATAGTCACGCTTGAAACCTTCGGGCTGACGTCGGTAGATCTGCCCGCCGTCACGGCGGTTCTCATCGATCAGAATCGGCTTGAGGCCCGCCGCCAGCAGCGTCTCGGCACAACGGGTGCCCGCAGGCCCGGCACCGATGATGACGACCCTGGCAGCCTTGGGGTCTGCAACGCCTAACCGTGAAGTGGCCATGTCGCCTCCGGTTGTGTAGTGACGATATCCAGCCCGTCGCGGACTTCATTGGAGCAGGCGCGCAGGCGTTCGCCGCTGCGGGTCCATACCCAGCAATCCTGGCAGGCGCCCATCAGGCAGAAACCGGCCCGACGTCCCGGATCGAATTCGGACTGGCGCAAGGCTGCGCCCTGGGTCAGCAAGGCGACCATCAGGGTGTCGCCCTGCAAGGCTTCGACGGACTGACCATCGACTTTGAGGCTGACAGTGGGCCGATCACGCTCGCCCAACCTTACGAAACGCCCTTTCATGCATAGGCTCCCACGGTCACGTTATTCAGGTTCTCTTGTGCGCCCTGCAGTTCGGCGCTTTCACGATGACAAAGGATTTCGCTGCCACCACCGATCTGACGGCGACCCGGCGCGGTCTTGTTGCACAACCCCTCGATACGGACCGGGCAGCGATTGAGGAAGGTACACAGCTCGGTATCACGGGCCGGGGCGCTGGTCGGCGGCAGCTTGCCGCAATTGGAAGAACAACCTTCCAGCCAGCCCTGACGCAACTCCGGCACCGAACTCACCAGCAAGTCCGTGTAAGGATGGAAAGGCGCCTTGCTGAAGGATTCGCAACTGCCCTCCTCGACCTTGTGGCCGCTGTACATCACCACAATGTCGTCGCACAGGGCGCGTACGGTGGAAATGTCATGGCTGATGAACAGGTAAGAAACCCCCAGCTCGCGCCGCAGGTCGCCCAAGAGTTCAAGAATCGCTGCGCCGACCACGGTATCCAGCGCCGAGGTCACTTCATCGCAGAGGATCAGGTCCGGCTTGGCCGCCAGGGCGCGGGCCAGGTTGATACGCTGTTTCTGGCCACCGGACAGTTCGTTGGGGCGGCGCTCGGCCAGCTCACGGGGCAGGCGCACCAGATCCATCAGCTCATCGATACGCTGGCGCAAGGCCTGACCCTTGAGGCCGAAGTACATTTTCAAAGGCCGGGCCAGGATG
Proteins encoded:
- a CDS encoding FAD/NAD(P)-dependent oxidoreductase translates to MATSRLGVADPKAARVVIIGAGPAGTRCAETLLAAGLKPILIDENRRDGGQIYRRQPEGFKRDYSALYGTEAPKARALHESFDRLRSKIDYRPDTLAWNLTPGQLCCVSQGLHTVQDFDALILCTGATDRLMPIKGWQLAGTYSLGGAQIALKAQSVSIGSQVVFMGSGPLLYLVASQYVKAGADVAAVLDTSPFSKRIGALPKLLARPGLLFNGMKLLAQLYSAKVPVHMGVQPEQILGDEQQGVSGVRVRLANGSSLTVDCDALALGYHLRPETQLADLAGCQLRFDKDSGQWLLAVDDEGRTSVKGVYAAGDGAKIRGADAAEQAGRLAALAVLQDLDIPVDPGRQAQVRKDLEVMDRFRVGLTEAFPWPAAQAAALPDDAIVCRCEMISAGELRGVVRQKGACEVNRAKAFSRVGMGRCQGRYCSQAGAEVIAAAASVPVEQVGRQRGQAPVKPLSMLTDEVVS
- a CDS encoding NAD(P)/FAD-dependent oxidoreductase — protein: MKQPKVDVLIIGGGIMGSSSAFFLRQRGQSVTLLERDMIGQYASGVNFGNVRRQGRFLGQLELANRSWGLWKRLPELIDDDLEFIPSGHMRVCYREDEIPELEAYAAAPEARQLDLQVYSGKELHERFPFLGPDVKGGSYAPHDGHANPRLAAPAFARAAIRAGARIEERTEVAHVQKVGGEFEVTTTDGRIFTADNLLITAGAWGQKLSEQFGEPVPLDTHGPQMAVTEPVPYALPTVIGVYTKIAHEVIYFRQIPRGNIIIGGGFRSKPDMINRRAYVEPRSIINQVQQMRRLLPGVGNLNIIRVWSGIEGYTPDSLPVMGRSGAVDGLFYAFGFCGHGFQLGPGVGDVMAELISTGSTTTSISPFDIRRFAMANEQASKAS
- a CDS encoding (2Fe-2S)-binding protein, whose product is MKGRFVRLGERDRPTVSLKVDGQSVEALQGDTLMVALLTQGAALRQSEFDPGRRAGFCLMGACQDCWVWTRSGERLRACSNEVRDGLDIVTTQPEATWPLHG